The stretch of DNA GTTAGAGTTGTCGGCAGCCGTCGTGGCATCGAGGCTGGACAAGATACTTCGAAAAGAAATCGATCTCCCCGTAGATGAATCTGTATTTTGGACAGACAGTACTTGTGTAATCAGCTACATACAAAATAACGACAAGAGGTTTCACACTTTTGTTGCTAATAGGATAGCCATCATACATGATGCATCTTCGCCGTCTCAGTGGAGGTATGTGAATTCAGAAGGGAATCCTGCAGACGACGCTTTGAGAGGTCTTACGGTGGATTCCGTCATCTCCAAGAATCGTTGGATGAATGGTCCAGATTTTCTGTGGAAGCCAGAATCAAGATGGCCCGTTCAGCCCACCGCCCAAATGCAGGACAACGACCCTGAAATCAAGAGGGAGAGTCAAGCCTTTTTCTCTCTTACCAACGCTGGTACTAATTGTGTCAACCAACTCCTTGAGTACTTTTCATCATGGTATCGTCTTAAGAAATTCGTTGCTTGGATTTTGCGCTATCGGGAGAAGCTGAAGCAGTCATCCAAAAGACGTAGAGAAGGACTGGCACTAGCACAAGTCTCCCCTGAAGACAGGACGTACGACCCTTTTAGCGTAGACGAGATCGACAGAGCTGAAAAGGAAATTCTCAAATTCGTCCAACGACAAAGTTTCGAAGAAGAGTTGTCACGGCTCGAAGAGCAAGAAGAAGTAAACGGAAGCAGCGACTTGAAAAGTTCTAAGAAGACGAAACCGCTAATTAAGAAAACGAGTGCGATCTACAAGCTTGATCCAATGAAAGTTGGTGGTCTGCTGTACGTCGGTGGGCGTTTAAGACAAGCATCAATTCCATACCCCGCGAAGCACCAAATTATCCTGCCAAATAAGCACCATGTCGTGGATTTGATTGTGCGCTACTACCACTTGATGTCTGGTCATTCGGGTCTAGAGCATGTGTTATCCATGGTTCGAGGAAAGTTTTGGATTCTCAAAGCAAGGACGGCTGTAAGGAAGGTTGTCATCGACTGTTTCGACTGCAAAAGAAGGCAAGCCCCGCTGGGAAAGCAGAAAATGGCAGACCTGCCCACAGACCGGGTGACGCCTGCAAAACCACCCTTTACGTTTGTAGGAATTGACTGTTTCGGTCCGTTTCTCGTGCGAAGAGGGAGAAGCCTTGTCAAAACATATGGTGTTCTTTTTACTTGTATGTCCATACGAGCAATCCATTTAGAAGTCTCCCAGAGTCTGGACACGGATTCCTTTATTAACGCGATGCGACGTTTTGTTGCCCGAAGAGGCCAACCAGAAGAAGTGAGGTCCGACAATGGAGGAAATTTTGTGCGTGGGGAGAAAGAGCTGCGGGAAGCAATCGAGGGTTGGGATCAACACAAGATCGGGGAATTTCTACTACAGCAAAACGTGAAATGGACATTCAACCCTCCTGGTGGATCCCATCACGGTGGGGTTTGGGAACGGTGTATAAGAACGGTGAGGAAAGTCATGGGCGCCCTCACAAAAGAGCAAATCCTCGACGAAGAAGGCTTGGTAACCTTGATGTGTGAGGTCGAGTCTATCGTTAACGGCAGACCTGTCACTAAAGTGTCAGATGATCCGAAAGATTTAGAGGCCCTCACgccaaatcatttgcttttaCTCCGCTCAGGACCATCACTACCACCTGGGTTTTTCCAGAAGGATGAAATATACTCTCGCAAGCGGTGGCGACAGATCCAGTACCTGGCGGACATATTCTGGCGAAGGTGGATCAAGGAGTACCTCCCATCCCTTCAAGAAAGACAAAGATGGAATCGACCCAGGAGGAATTTCGTCATTGGCGACATCGTCTTAGTGGCTGATGTGAATTGTCCGCGAAGTTGCTGGCCGCTTGCCCGTATCGTGGATGTACAACGAAATAACACAGACGGCTTCGTTCGAAGAGTAACGGTGAAAACCAAGACATCAACCCTGCAGCGACCCATTGACAAAATTATATTACTCGAATCCGCTTAGATGTTCCTTTACCGATTCAAGTCCTAGGAGGTGAATGTCGCGTGGAAGTGTTTCAACTGCAAGCCTGTCTAGGTCAAGCACTTGTTTACGGAACTCATAGGGAATCCCCCTTTCGAACACAACAAGTCTGAACAAAGCTAGTAGCGAACAACGCCCTCTATACAGCTTTCTTTTATCGTAATTAAATAAGCACGCTGCGAACGTGATCTCATTATTTTGTTATAAATGCTTTGTGCTGTCGCATTTAGGGGCCGGTGTAACATTCTTGCGTtgctttctattgtttttattccTAGTGCAATCATGATGTCCCTACGGGTCAAGTAATTTACATTTTCGCTTTTCGCGCGTATTTATACGCATTTGTTAGCTACGGTTTGATTATTTTTTAGAAATAGCTACAAACCCGTTAGAGCGAATTGCTATTGCGTTGTGTATCCAGGATCTGTTCGTTTCCTAGCTGTTCATTCTGGTGGAATTTCTGTAAGTCGCGAATGCTATGGTTTTTCTGGATTTTGTCGAGTTTCCTTCACTTATCACTGttgtatttattttctatttgcTTATCATTTCTCCTAGTCAAACTCGTCTTcgtgaaaacaaataaagtctACGATGTTTGAAGTACAGAGCCAGTCTGATTTCGACTCGATCAATGTTACGGCGAAACAGCGATAACACCCAcaacctgctcccgtctgaccttgtagctcggtagaacagcggtgatctaacccgaagatcgtgggttcaattcccaccttggtcagagattttctctatccttgtgtgggcccatttctatcagtagggctaacgctcacatggttcatatggggtagaaaacgagcacttcacattacactctaaacAGTTAAGTGCTTTTACATAGATCATTAAAAACAACTTGGATTAACGTAATCATTGCTACGATCATGTTGTGTCGTTCGTTTAAAGACTATTCCTCGCAAATATAGCAGCGGCAAGAATATTTCATGAAGTCATTTGTGTGGAAACCGTGATCAGCAAGATTGATTTGTTTAaattctatctcataaaccGTAACCTCCGGTACTGACATGAAGAACGAACCCAGTCTGCCGGGaatgacgtcacaatcattgAACCGTAACTGCTTGAAGGGAGTTGACGTGTTTTTAATCGCTTCGCGTTCTGtcaaaaattttgctttttttccgcTGTCTCAGGtgagtgtttttttcctttttccctttAGTTTTCTTTGCTGGAGGTGAATCGAGTTTTGTACGCGTTACTTGTTTCTATTTAGTCTATAATGACCTTGTTATGGCGTTCTTTGATACCGAATTGGTGAACACgtgtgtccgccattttggaagcTCTTCGCCTCCAGCTTTGGTATTTTAGCTTTTGAGGCCTCCTCTGACATAgccattttgtcgttggacggaaATTCTCTTATTTGAGTTTGTAAAATACCCATAAAACGTGAAGTGAACTATGTAATAGTCACGTTTATGGAAAATTCACCTAGAATGTGCTCGTGTAGGCATTCGCGTTAGTACCACGTGGCGTCTGTTAGCCAGCTTTAACTGTACGAATTCCGTTGTACGATACATTTCAAAGGTGAAGTGAACTATGATATAGTCACGTTTATGAAAAATTCATGACCTCGTGTACTAGGCATTCGCATTAGTACCACGTGGCGCCTGTTCGCTTGTTCGCTTGTTCGCCTGTCACATTTATCACAAGTTCACCTAGAATAACGTTGTTAAGGCGTTCACCATTCATGGTGTTATCTAGTCGAGGCGCTTTATAGCCTGAAGGCCAGCCATAGAACGGTCGGCAATCCTCAATAAGAGGGAGTgtgcaataatatttatttgcaTTTGACCTCCTAAGGCATCCATAAGAGCAGACCTAGCATCTGGTCGCCATGAGGCAAACCTTGGTAGCTGAACTGTGGTATCCAAATCAGTGCTTCATGAGAAAGTGTCTGGCAAAGCCTATAAAAGAGCTCAAGGTTAATTTGCCATTTAGGATTCAAGAGAGAGTCTGCATCTACGTTAGCAGAGACTGCAGTAGCCTGATTTTAGAGTTCTGTTAGATCATGTTCCAGGGAAGTGACTCCATTGTGGGCTCTTAACAGCCTCAAGACCAGTCAGAGAGTGGTCTGCTATCCTCTATGATTGCTGACCAGGCTTCAGTGAATCAAACCGCTTTTTGGCCGGTCTTCAACATCTTAACGGCAGTTTTGTCGACTGACGCTGCCTATCAATTTGATACCAGTTATGCCTGTCAGGCTGACGAAGTTAATCGTGATAACAGTCCATCTCTTGTTATTGTGAAGATGTTGATGCTCTCGCAGTTCGAGAGAGGAGGAGGTACCCTTATCAAGCGATTTGACTCTCAGGGGACAGAAGGCCGTTGCCGTAGCAGCCAGTTGTCACTGCTGTCAAGGGTCCTAAAGTCATTGGAAATGATGTCAGAGATTGCGATAAAATTATGTCTGTAGGTAATCCCTGAGGAACCAATTGTTACAATAATGAAATGCCACTGCACACCAAAGAATGGCAAGGTATTCATACCAATG from Montipora capricornis isolate CH-2021 chromosome 9, ASM3666992v2, whole genome shotgun sequence encodes:
- the LOC138017273 gene encoding uncharacterized protein: MADVECMYYQVRVPPSDSDVLRFLWWPGNDLESQPKEYQMRVHLFGAVSSPSCANFALRKAADDNLQQFDSEAINTVKRNFYVDDCLKSVQGEEEAIRLTDDLRRLLGKGGFNLTKWVSNSRRVIESLPVSERAGTFKDLHDGQLPVERALGVRWDVERDKFCFKIEVRSKPLTRRGLLSVVSSLYDPLGLVAPVVLSAKVILQDLCRRRLEWDDPIPDDERNRWLSWLEDLPKLEQLSVDRCLKPPGFGKVVSVQLHHFSDASQQGYGAVSYLRFLNDKDAIHCSFMMGKARTAPLKTVTIPRLELSAAVVASRLDKILRKEIDLPVDESVFWTDSTCVISYIQNNDKRFHTFVANRIAIIHDASSPSQWRYVNSEGNPADDALRGLTVDSVISKNRWMNGPDFLWKPESRWPVQPTAQMQDNDPEIKRESQAFFSLTNAGTNCVNQLLEYFSSWYRLKKFVAWILRYREKLKQSSKRRREGLALAQVSPEDRTYDPFSVDEIDRAEKEILKFVQRQSFEEELSRLEEQEEVNGSSDLKSSKKTKPLIKKTSAIYKLDPMKVGGLLYVGGRLRQASIPYPAKHQIILPNKHHVVDLIVRYYHLMSGHSGLEHVLSMVRGKFWILKARTAVRKVVIDCFDCKRRQAPLGKQKMADLPTDRVTPAKPPFTFVGIDCFGPFLVRRGRSLVKTYGVLFTCMSIRAIHLEVSQSLDTDSFINAMRRFVARRGQPEEVRSDNGGNFVRGEKELREAIEGWDQHKIGEFLLQQNVKWTFNPPGGSHHGGVWERCIRTVRKVMGALTKEQILDEEGLVTLMCEVESIVNGRPVTKVSDDPKDLEALTPNHLLLLRSGPSLPPGFFQKDEIYSRKRWRQIQYLADIFWRRWIKEYLPSLQERQRWNRPRRNFVIGDIVLVADVNCPRSCWPLARIVDVQRNNTDGFVRRVTVKTKTSTLQRPIDKIILLESA